The Naumannella cuiyingiana DNA window CAGCCCGCACCTCCCCGAGGCGCCCGGTGACATCGACCCGGCCGAGCGCATCGATGGCGGCCAGCAGCCGGTCCTTGTCGATATTGCGGTCGGCGAGGCGGCTGCGCGGCATCAGCTTCACCGCCATCCGCTGGCTCGCCCGGGCCCAGCCCGGCAGGCCGAGCAGCGGATCCACCAGCACCAGCCGGTCGACCAGCTCGGGATGGTCGGCGGCCAGCCGGATCGCGACCGCCGCGCCGAGGCTGCGCCCGCACAGGCTGATCCGCTGCACACCGTGCAACTGCGGCAGCCGCGCCAGCGCGTCGACCGCCGCGCCCAGATCGAACGCGCCGCTGTCGGTCGGCTTGGTTCCCGCGATCCACGGCGTCAGGGGCTGCCAACCCGGCGCCATCGCCACCACCTGGTCCTGCCAGACCAGCGGCGTCTCCCCCAGTCCGTGCAGGAAGACCAGCAGCCGTGGGGCATCCTGCGCGCCGGGCTCCGGCTGCGGTTCGCTCACGCGTCACCTCCGAGTTCTCGGTACGCCGCGGCGAGCGCCGACTCGTCCGGGCCGGCGACCACGCACGCGCTCGCGAGCCCGTCCAACAGCACGAAGCGCAGCACCGCGCCGCGAGCCTTCTTGTCCAAAGCCATCGCCGCGCGCAGTCCGGACCACTCCCCGGCACCCGCCCCGGTCGTGGGCAGCCCCACCGCGGCAAGCACCTCCCGGTGCCGGTCCACCAGCGCATCGTCGGCCAGCCGCAGCCGGCGCGCCAGCAGCGCCGCATAGACCATGCCCACCGCGACCGCCTCGCCGTGCCGCCAGCGGTACTCGTGCACCCGTTCGATCGCGTGCGCCAGCGTGTGCCCGTAGTTCAACAGTTCCCGACCGACCCGCGTACCCTCCGAGGTCGCCTCACGAAGATCGGCCGACACCACGCGGGCCTTGACCGCGACGCCGCGGGTGATCAACTCCGTCAGCCGCGCCGAGTCCGGGCGTACCGCGTCGGCCGGATCATCCATGATCAGGTCCAGGATCTCCGGGTCGGCGATCAGTCCGCACTTGATCACCTCGGCCAGCCCGGCGACCAGGTCGGCCCTCGGCAGGGTGTCCAGCAGCGCGGGGTCACACAGCACCCCGGACGGTTCCCAGAAGGCCCCGACCAGGTTCTTGCCGGCGGCGATGTTGATCCCGGTCTTGCCGCCGACCGCGGCATCGACCATGCCGAGCACGGTGGTCGGGATCGTGATCAGGCGTACCCCCCGCAGCCAGCTCGCCGCGACGAATCCCGCCAGATCGGTGGTCGCACCGCCGCCGAGACCGACGACCAGGTCCGAGCGGGTGAATCCGTCGGCGGCCAGTCGGTCCCAGCACCGCGCCAGCACCGTCCGGGTCTTCGCCGCCTCGGCGTCGGGAACCTCGATCAGGCTGGCCGGTACGCCGAGATCCGCCGCGAGCCGCTCCGCCCGCTCCGCCAGCACGGCCGGGTGCAGGACGGCGACCCGGGACGCATCGCCCGCGAGCTCGCCCAGCCGCTCACTGGCGCCGCGTTCGATGATCACCGGGTACGGCCGTTCGGCGGCCACCTCGATCGTGCTCACCCGGAGCGCTCCGCGATGATCAGGTCGGCCACCTCGGCGGCGGCCAGGTCGTCGGTGTCGACGGTCAGTCCGGCCGCGGCCGCATACAGCGGGGTTCGCTCGCCGAGCAGCTTGATCAACCGGCCGCGGACGTTGCCGAGCAGCAGCGGCCGCGCCACGTTCAGGCCCACTCGATCGGCGGCGCGACCCGCGCTCACCTTCAGCCACACCACCTCGTGGGCGGCCAGCGCGTCGCGGACCTGCGGGTCCAGCACGGCACCGCCGCCGAGGGAGACCACCCGCTCCCCCGGCTCCGCGAGCACCGCCAGCGTGGCCTCGCGCTCCAGGTCCCGGAACGCCTTCTCGCCGTCGGTCGCGAAGATCTCCGCGATCGCGCGGCCGGTGCCGGCCTCGATCAGTTGATCGACATCGACGAAGGGCAGCTCGAGCCGCTCGGCGAGCGCCGGGCCGACCGTCGACTTGCCCGAGCCGGGGGCGCCGACCAGGACCAGGCTCACGCGTGCACCTCCGCCGGCGCGACCGCCAGTCCACGCGCGGCGATGTCGGCGAGATAGGCCTCGGCATTGCGCCGGGTCTCGCCGACCGAGTCGCCGCCGAACTTCTCCAGCGCCGCCTCCGCCAGCACCAGCGCGACCATCGCCTCGGCCACCACGCCGGCAGCCGGGACGGCGGCGACATCGCTGCGCTGGTGGTGCGCCGAGGCCGCCTCGCCGGTGGCCGTGTCGACGGTACGCAGCGCGCGCGGCACCGTCGCGATCGGCTTCATCGCCGCGCGTACCCGCAGCACCTCGCCGGTGCTCATCCCGCCCTCGGTGCCGCCGGAGCGACCGCTGGCGCGCCGCACCCCGCCGGCCGCCGGCTCGATCTCGTCGTGTGCCCGGGAGCCCCGGGTGCGGGCCAGCGCGAAACCGTCGCCGATCTCGACGCCCTTGATCGCCTGGATACCCATCAGCGCGCCGGCCAGCCGCGCGTCCAGGCGCCGATTGCCCTGGCTGTAGCTGCCGAGGCCGGGCGGCAGCCCCCAGGCGACGACCTCGACCACCCCGCCGAGGGTGTCGCCCGCCTTCTGGCAGGCCTCGACCTCGGCATACATCGCCGCGGCCGCCTCCGGGTCCAGGCAGCGCAGCGGGTCGGCGTCGATCGCCGCCAGGTCACCCGGCCCGGGCAGCGTGCCGGGCGCCACCGAGACCGGCCCGAGCTCCACGACATGGGAGAGGATCGCGACGCCGAACGCCTGGGACAAGAAGTTCTGCGCCACCCGCCCGACGGCAACCCGCGCGGCGGTCTCGCGCGCCGAGGCGCGTTCCAGCACGGGCCGGGCCTCGTCGTGGGCGTACTTCTGCATCCCGACGAGATCGGCATGCCCGGGCCGCGGCCGGGTCAGCGCCGCGCCGCGCGCCTGCCCGGCCAACTCCTCCGGGTCGACGGGATCGGGCGACATCACGGTCTGCCACTTGGGCCATTCGGTGTTGGCGACCTCGATCGCGACGGGCGAGCCCATCGTCTGCCCGTGGCGTACCCCGCCCAGCAGGCGCACCCGGTCGGCCTCGAACTTCATCCGCGCCCCGCGACCGTGACCGAGCCGGCGGCGCGCAAGCGCCTCGGAGATCTCGGAGGTGGTGATCGACACGTGCGCGGGCAATCCCTCGATGATGGCCACCAGGGCCTCCCCGTGGGATTCGCCGGCGGTCATCCAGCGGAGCATGGGCGCCAGTGTGTCACGGGGCCGCGCGCCGACGCAGTTCCGCCCGGCCGGCGGTCACCAGCGTCGCCGCGGGCACGCCGCGGCCGATCATCAGCTCCAGCTGCAGCACGGCCTGGTCGGCCAGCAGCTCGAGCCCGTCGAGCACCTGCGCCCCGCGCTCGGCGGCGACGGCGGCGAGGGTGCTGGGCCAGGGGTCGTAGGCGAGGTCGAAGACCACCGGCGCCGTCGCGAACCGCGCCGCGACCGCCTCGGTCAGCGCACCGCCGGGCAGCGCGCTGACCACCAGATCGGTAGGCGGTGCCGCCGCGGACCAGTCCGCGATCTCGAGGCCCACCCCGGCGCGCGCGGCCAGCTCGCCGAGCGCGGCCGCCTTCTCCGGTGCCCGCGCGGCGACCAGCACCCGGCTGACGCCGAGGTCGGCCAGCCCGAGCAGCGCCGAGCGGGCGGTCGCGCCGCTGCCGAGCAGCAGCGCCGTCCGCGGCGCGAGCCCCGGGGCACAGCGGCGCACGGCGCGGGCCAGCCCCGCGATGTCGGTGTTGTACACGGTGACGGTACGCCGGTCCGCCGGCGCGTCCAGGATCACGGTGTTGCCGCCGCCGGCCAGCCGGGCCGCCGGGTCGATGCTGGCGCCGGGCAGATCGAGCAGCTCGGGCTTGTTCGGCATCGTCACGCTCAACCCGCGCCAACTCACGTCGAGGCCCTCGATCAGTGCCGCCACCCCGCCGCGCGGCACCTCGACCACGCCGTACTCCCAGTCCAGGCCGAGCTCGGCATAGGCGGCGCGGTGCATGGCCGGCGACAGCGAGTGCGCGATCGGGCTGCCGATCACCGCACAGCGCCGGATCGCGAGGGAGATCTCCGGCCTCAGCACTTGCCCTTGTTCTCAGAACACCAGCGTCGCCAGGTCTCGACATTGCGCTGGTGCCCGGCGGCATCGTCGGCGAACTTGGTCTCGCCGGTCTCCAGGTTCACCGCGACGAAGTAGAGCCAGTTGCCGTCGGCCGGATTCGCCGCCGCCTCCAGCGCGGCCTTGCCGGGCGCCGCGATCGGGCCCGGCGGCAGGCCGTCGGCGACATAGGTGTTGTAGGGCGAGGGGTTCTTCCGCATCTCCTCGCTGGTGGACGCGCCGCCCCGCTTGTTGTTGGCGTACATGACCGTGGTGTCGAGCTGCAGCTTCATGCCCTTGTCCAGGCGGTTGTACAGCACCCGTGCGACCTTCGGCCGGTCCTCGTCGCGGCGTACCTCCTCCTCGATGATCGAGGCCACGGTGACGATCTCGCGCGGCGAGCGACCGAGCTCCTTCGCCCGCTTCTCCAGGTCGATGTCGCCCGCCACCTTGTCGAACTGGCCGGCCATCGCGGCCAGCACCGGGGTCGGGCCGGCGGCCACCTGCACGTTGTAGGTGTCGGGGAACAAGAAGCCCTCGGGATTGCCCTCGGCCCACGGCGACAGCCCGTAGGACTTGCCGTCCTTGGCCGCCGCCTCGAACTCCTCGACGCTCATCCCGGTCGCCTTGGCCAGCGCCTCGTACTGCTCGCCGATCCGCAGGCCCTCGCGGATGGTCACCTTCTCCTGCTTCAGCGCATCGGGGGCGAGCATCCGGTCCAGCGCCTGGGCAGCGCTCATCTGGGTCAGCAACTGGTAGTAGCCCGCCTGCAGGTTCACCTCGTCGGTGCGGTTGCGGACGGCATTGCGCCAGGCCTCGGTGGACTTGATCACATCCTTCTCGACCAGCAGCGCGCCGATCTCGCTGACACTCGAGCCGGACGGCACCTCGACGAGGATCTCGGTCTCGCCCGGGCCGCGATAGTCCTCCGCGGTCAGGAAGCCCTCGATGCCGCTCTGCAGCTTGGTCATCGCGAACCAGCCGCCACCGACCAGCACAGCGAGGGAGATCAGCACGGCGATGGCGCTCTTGCCGTGATAGGCGACCGAACGCAGATTGACCCCCGACGGCGGGGTGGGCAGCTCGCCGCGGCCGTCGCGCGGCTCCGGCGCCTCGCCCGCCGCGCCCCGCCCGTGCGGTCTGGTGTCCACCGGGTCACTCACTGTTGCGTACCTCCCCGGTCCGGCTCTCGCCGGATCGTCACTTCCTCGCCGGGCGGCTGCCCGGTCGAGCGCTCGGCCTCCAGCGCGTCGGTCAGGATCGCCACCGCCGCAGCCTGGTCGATCACGGAGCGCTGCCGGCGGGCCTTGCGACCCTGACCGGTCAGCATCCGCGAGGCGCTGACGGTGGTCAATCGTTCGTCCACCAACCGTAGCGGAACCTCGGGCAACGCCCGGGCGAGCTGTGCTGCGTGTTCCCGGATGCGAGCCGCCGCCGGACCCTCACCGCCGGCGAGCGAGCGCGGGAGACCGACGACGATCTCGATCGGATCGTACTCGGCGACCAGCGCAACGATCCGGTCCACCGGGGCCGGCGAGGCGGGCACCGTCTCGACGGGGTACGCCAGGGCGCCGCGCGGGTCGCAGGCCGCGACCCCGATCCGTGCCTCGCCCCAGTCGATCCCGAGCCGGGTCCCGGTCCGCATGGCGCTCAGCCGCCGGACACGGCGCGCTCGACCGCCCCGAGCGCTTGGTCGGCGCGGGACCCGTCGGTGCCGCCGCCCTGGGCCAGGTCGGGTTTGCCGCCGCCCTTGCCGCCCAGCTCGGACGCGCCGACCCGGACCAGTTCCCCGGCGTTCAGCCCGCGATCGCGGGCCGGGCCGTTGACCGCGACCACGATGCCCGGCTTGTCGTCCGGCCCGCCGATCAGGGCCACCACGCCGGGCCGCTCGCCCAGCCGGTCGCGTACCTCCTGGGCGAGCGTCCGCAGGTCGTTGCCGGCGGCGTCGGCCCGCACGCCGACGAAGGCCACGCCGCCGAGGTCCTTGGCCCCGGCCAGGTGGTCCCCGATCGCCGCCCGCGCCCGCTCCGCGCGCAGGGCCGCGATCTCCTTCTCGGCCTCGCGGAGCTGGGTGACCATCCGGGAGACCCGGTCGGCGAGCTGGTCCGGCTGGACCCGGAGGGTGTCGGCCAGGCCGAGCACCAGGCTGCGCTCGGCGGCCAGCCGGTCGAAGGCGTCGCGGCCGACCAGCGCCTCGACCCGGCGTACCCCCGAACCGACGGAGGACTCCCCGGTCAGGGTCAGCAGGCCGATCTGGGAGGTGTCGGCGACGTGGGTACCGCCGCACAGCTCCCGCGACCAGGCACCGCCCAGCTCGACCATCCGGACCCGCTCGCCGTACTTTTCGCCGAACATCGCCATCGCCCCGAGCGCCTTGGCCTCGTCGAGGCTCATCTCGGTCGCGCTGACCGGCAGGTCGTCACCGATCGCCTCGGCCGAACGCCCCTCGATCTGGTCGCGCAGGTCCTTGCTCAGCGGCTGGTTGCTGCGGAAGTCGAAGCGCAGGTAGCCGGGCCGGTTGTAGGAGCCGGCCTGGACCGCCGTCGGGCCGAGCGCCTCGCGCAGCGCCGCGTGGATGATGTGGGTCGAGGTGTGGGCCATGCAGGCGCCGCGCCGGTTGTCGGCATCCACCTGGGCGGTGACCCGCTGCCCGGGGTGCAGCTCGCCCGCCTCCAGGCGGACCTTGTGCACGATCAGCCCCGGCACCGGCCGCTGCACGTCCAGCACCGTGAGGTCGGCGCCGTCGGCGCGGATGGTGCCGGAATCGGAGTCCTGCCCGCCGGCCTCGGCATAGAACGGGGTCTCCTCCAGCACGACCTCCACGACCTCGCCGGCCGTGGCCGCGGGGACCACCGCGCCGTCGCGGATTAGGCCGCGGATCCGGGTCTCCTCGCCGAGTTCGGTGAACCCGGTGAACCGGGTCTCGCCGTCGGCGCGGAGCTGGCGGTAGGCCTCGGTCGAGGTCGCGAGCCCCTTGCGGGCGCGGGCATCGGCCTTCGCGCGGTCGCGCTGCTCGGCCATCAGCGACGCGAACGCCTCCGTGTCGACCTTGAGCCCCTGTTCGGCCGCCATCTCCAGGGTCAGGTCGACCGGGAAGCCGTAGGTGTCGTGCAACTGGAACGCGCTCTCGCCGGACAGCGTGTCGCCGCCGGCCGCGCGGGTCCGGGCCGCGGCGCCGGTGAAGATCTGCGTGCCCGCGGTGAGGGTACGCGCGAAGGCGCCCTCCTCGGCATAGGCCGCGGTCGAGGTGCCGTCCCAGTTGGCCTCCACCTCCGGCCAGGACTGCGCCATCAGGTCCTTGCTCACCGGCAACAACTCGGGCAGCACCGCGGTGTCGACGCCGAGCAGCCGCATCGCGCGGACCGAGCGGCGCAGCAGGCGGCGCAGCACGTAGCCACGGGCCTCGTTGCCGGGGCGTACCCCGTCGGTGAGCAGCATCAGCGAGGACCGCACGTGGTCGCCCACGACGCGCAGCCGCACATCGTCCTCACGGTCCGCGCCGTAGGTTTTGCCCGCGAGCTGTGCAGCGCGCTCGATGACGGGGAAGATCTCGTCGATCTCGTACATGTTGTCGACGCCCTGCAGCAGGTACGCCGTGCGCTCCAGCCCCATGCCGGTGTCGATGTTCTTGCTGGGCAGCGGGTGCGCGATGTCGAAGTCGGACTTCGACCGCACGGCCGACAGCTCCTCGGACATGAACACCAGATTCCAGATCTCCAGGAACCGGTCCTCGTCGACGATCGGGCCGCCGTCCGGGCCGTAGGCCGGCCCGCGATCGATGTAGATCTCCGAGGACGGGCCGCCGGGGCCCGGTACGCCCATCTGCCAGAAGTTGTCGGCCAGCCCCCGGCCCTGGATCCGCTCGTCGGGGATGCCGACCTTGCGCCACAGCTTGCGCGCCTTCACGTCGCCGTCCGGATAGTCCGGGTGGTGGCCCGGCCCGAGCACGGTGACCCAGAGCTGGTCGGGGTCGAAGCCGAGGCCGCCGGCGCCCTGCGGGGTGGTGATCAGCTCGAACGCGTAGCGGATGGCGTCGGCCTTGAAGTAGTCGCCGAAGGAGAAGTTGCCGAGCATCTGGAAGAACGTGCCGTGCCGGGTCGTCTTGCCGACCTCGTCGATGTCGAGCGTCCGCACGCACTTCTGGGCGCTGGTGGCCCGGTCCCACAGCGGCTTCTCCTCGCCGGTGAAGTACGGCTTGAACGGCACCATCCCGGCCGGCACGAACAACAGGGTCGGGTCCGGGTAGACCAGCGACGACGACGGGACCAGCTCGTGGCCGTTGCGCACGAAGAAGTCCAGGAACGTACGCCGGATGTCGGCCGTCTTCATCGAGTTCCTTCGGGGTCGAGCGATGTGGGTACGCCCGCGCGGGCGGGCGGCGTACAGCCTAGCGCCGCGCCCGCCGAACGCCTGTCGAGCAGCGATCGCACCGCCGGTCGAGCAGGCTCGCGAAGCGGGCGCCGTCGAGACCACCCATCCACCGCCGGTCGAGCAAGCTCGCGAAGCGGGCGCCGTCGGGACCAAGCCCCGAGCACAGCCCGAGCGCGCGGCGTACCCACCCCGCCCGACGAAACCGACCACTCGCCCCGATTGTGGTGGACTTCCCAGGCCCAAGGCAGCCGAAAGCCCGACGAGTGGTCGCTTTCGGCGCGAAGCGCCCCGAGCGGTCTCGACAGGTTCGACCAACGCCGGTCGAGCAAGCAGGGAGCCAGCGCCGGTCGAGCAAGCGAGGGAGCCAGCGCCGGTCGAGCAAGCGAGGAAGCCAGCGCCGGTCGAGCAAGCGAGGAAGCCAGCGCCGACCAAGCCCCGAGCACAGCCCGAGCGCGCGGCGTACCCACCCCGCCCGCCGAAACCGACCACTCGCCCCGATTGTGGTGGACTTCCCAGGCCCAAGGCAGCCGAAAGCCCGACGAGTGGTCGCTTTCGGCGCGAAGCGCCCGTCCGGTCTCGACAGGCTCGACCAACCAATCTTGCCGGGCTGACCGACGAGGCTCGACCAGCTCAGGCGCGGCGGCGGGCCAACGACTCGGCCGGCTCCGGGTCGATCTGCTCGACGACGGGGGCCATGCCCAGTTCGGCCCGGATCTCGGACTCGCGGCGGCGGGTGTTGATCAACACATCGTCGGCGAAGTCGGCGATCTGGTTGCCGACGTGCTGGGCCCCGCGGGCGACGCGGGCCACGACGGCGTCCGGCCGGGTCTCGGCGATCACGGCATCCACCTTGCGTCGGGCCCAGCGGAAGACCAGCACCCCCGCGACGGCGCCGACGCCGAGCAGGACGACATTGCGGATCACCGGGGCTCCAGATCCGTCCGGGTGACGATGTCGGCCCGATCGGGACGGGGGCCGCGCGCCCGCCTGCGTTCGCCACGCCGACGCCGCTGCCCCACGGCCAGCCGGAGCCCGTGCACGAAGGCGGTCAGCCGGATGATCGGGCCGCCGACGGCGGTGGTCATCAGATTGGACAGTTGGGCGCCGTTCTCGGCGATGGTGCTCACGCTGCCGGACAGCTTCGCGGCATCGTCGGTGACCACTCCGACCTTGGTCAGCTCGACATTGGTCGCCTGGACGGTGCCTTGCAGCTCGGTCAGGATCGGCACCGATTCGTCGCCGATCTCGTCGACGGTCTCCCGCATCGAGTCGAACAGCTTGCCGAGCTTGTACAGCGGCACCGCCAGGAAACCGACCAAGATCAACAGGGCAATGGCGGCCAGCAGGCCGGCCACTCCGCCAAGGGTCACAGTCATGGCCGCGAGCCTAGCCGTCCGGCGCCGGCCGGGGTCGCCCGGTGGTCACCGCGGCCCGTCGACGGTCCACCCCGTCGCGCGGTCCAGGGCCTTCTCCACCTGCGGCCGCGCGGTCTGCAGATAGCTGCGGGTGAGGTGGTGGGTGTCGAGGTAGACGCCGACATTGCCGATGGCGGCCGGGCAGTACCCGTCCGGGCACAGCAGGTCGGTGAAATCGATGCCGACCACCCGGGGGTCGCCGGACACCTCGGCCAGCGGCGAATCCGCCGCCAGCATCTCCTCGGCCGGCGCCCCGCACAGCGGTGAATCGCTGCCGTACCGGGCCAGGCACTCCGCGGGATCCTTGGCCCAGCGCGGGTTGTCCCGGACCGCCAGCACGGTCATCCCGGCCTGCACGAACGGGGCGACCGCCTCGGCGTACCCCGGAACGGCAATCTCGTCCGGCTCCTGCCAGCCGGTCCGGGTCGCCACGGTCAGCACGGCGTCGGCGCGCTCGTCGAGCACCTTCTGGGTGGCCTCCCGGTTGAAGGCCGCGCAGTCGGCGGCGGCGTCGTCCAGCTCGCCGCGCAGCTCGCAGTCGGCCATCTCCAGTTGCAGCAGCCGCCAGCCGCGGTCCCGGGCGATCGGCAGCAGGGCACCCACCCACTGCGCGGCGTGCGAACTGCCGACCACCGCGACGGTCGCCGTCGTCTCCCCCTCGGGTTCGAACAGCTTGCAGCGGGCGGCGACGCCTTCGCCGAAGGCATAGTCCGGGCACACGTCGATCTCCGGCGCCCATTCGGCCGACAGCCGGTTGGGCAGCGGCAGCAGCGGCCCGGGCACCGCGTCGGCCGGGTCGTAGCCCGGTTCGAGCACCCGCGCGCCCGGATTCGCCGAGATGGGCTGCGCCGACGCCCGGGCGGCCTCCGCGTCCTCCCAGCGCTGGACGCCGAGCACCAGGCCGACCACCAGGACCAGCGTCACGCCGGCCACCGCGCCGTCTCGGGTCCACCCCGGCAGCGGGCCGAACCGCGGGCGCCAGTCCCGCAGCGGCACCTCGACGAAGCGGCGGGTCAGCGCCGCCAGGACCAGGCTCGCGGCGATCACCGCGGCACCCTGGACCACCCCGACGGACGGGTCGTCGGTGACGATGATCCAGAACGTGAGCAGCGGCCAGTGCCACAGGAACAGCCCGTAGGAACGCTCGGCCAGCCAGCCCGTCACGCGGTGCTGCAGCAGGCCCCGGGTGATCTGCCCGCCACCGCCGCTCAGGATGACTGCCGCGGTCGCCAGCGTCGGAACCAGGGCGACCACACCCGGATAGCGGACATCGGCGGGCAGCACGAATGCGGCGCCCAGCAGCGTCGTCAGCCCCAGCGCGCCGAGGACGGTGCCGGCCCGGCCACCGACCTGCCAGCGCTCGACCGCCAGGGCCAGCAGCCCGCCGAGCGCGAACTCCCACAACCGGCCGCTGGTCGCGAAGTACGCCGCGACCGGCGCCTGCGCGGTGCTCGCGACCCCGTGGGCGAAGGACGCCACGAACAGCACGCCGAACGCCGCG harbors:
- a CDS encoding alpha/beta fold hydrolase, translating into MSEPQPEPGAQDAPRLLVFLHGLGETPLVWQDQVVAMAPGWQPLTPWIAGTKPTDSGAFDLGAAVDALARLPQLHGVQRISLCGRSLGAAVAIRLAADHPELVDRLVLVDPLLGLPGWARASQRMAVKLMPRSRLADRNIDKDRLLAAIDALGRVDVTGRLGEVRAASLVLADGADERAVRLVERGLPDGRYARLGDGGLNAAIWEFLEPA
- the aroB gene encoding 3-dehydroquinate synthase; protein product: MSTIEVAAERPYPVIIERGASERLGELAGDASRVAVLHPAVLAERAERLAADLGVPASLIEVPDAEAAKTRTVLARCWDRLAADGFTRSDLVVGLGGGATTDLAGFVAASWLRGVRLITIPTTVLGMVDAAVGGKTGINIAAGKNLVGAFWEPSGVLCDPALLDTLPRADLVAGLAEVIKCGLIADPEILDLIMDDPADAVRPDSARLTELITRGVAVKARVVSADLREATSEGTRVGRELLNYGHTLAHAIERVHEYRWRHGEAVAVGMVYAALLARRLRLADDALVDRHREVLAAVGLPTTGAGAGEWSGLRAAMALDKKARGAVLRFVLLDGLASACVVAGPDESALAAAYRELGGDA
- a CDS encoding shikimate kinase, whose translation is MSLVLVGAPGSGKSTVGPALAERLELPFVDVDQLIEAGTGRAIAEIFATDGEKAFRDLEREATLAVLAEPGERVVSLGGGAVLDPQVRDALAAHEVVWLKVSAGRAADRVGLNVARPLLLGNVRGRLIKLLGERTPLYAAAAGLTVDTDDLAAAEVADLIIAERSG
- the aroC gene encoding chorismate synthase encodes the protein MLRWMTAGESHGEALVAIIEGLPAHVSITTSEISEALARRRLGHGRGARMKFEADRVRLLGGVRHGQTMGSPVAIEVANTEWPKWQTVMSPDPVDPEELAGQARGAALTRPRPGHADLVGMQKYAHDEARPVLERASARETAARVAVGRVAQNFLSQAFGVAILSHVVELGPVSVAPGTLPGPGDLAAIDADPLRCLDPEAAAAMYAEVEACQKAGDTLGGVVEVVAWGLPPGLGSYSQGNRRLDARLAGALMGIQAIKGVEIGDGFALARTRGSRAHDEIEPAAGGVRRASGRSGGTEGGMSTGEVLRVRAAMKPIATVPRALRTVDTATGEAASAHHQRSDVAAVPAAGVVAEAMVALVLAEAALEKFGGDSVGETRRNAEAYLADIAARGLAVAPAEVHA
- a CDS encoding shikimate dehydrogenase — encoded protein: MLRPEISLAIRRCAVIGSPIAHSLSPAMHRAAYAELGLDWEYGVVEVPRGGVAALIEGLDVSWRGLSVTMPNKPELLDLPGASIDPAARLAGGGNTVILDAPADRRTVTVYNTDIAGLARAVRRCAPGLAPRTALLLGSGATARSALLGLADLGVSRVLVAARAPEKAAALGELAARAGVGLEIADWSAAAPPTDLVVSALPGGALTEAVAARFATAPVVFDLAYDPWPSTLAAVAAERGAQVLDGLELLADQAVLQLELMIGRGVPAATLVTAGRAELRRRAAP
- the mltG gene encoding endolytic transglycosylase MltG, which gives rise to MSDPVDTRPHGRGAAGEAPEPRDGRGELPTPPSGVNLRSVAYHGKSAIAVLISLAVLVGGGWFAMTKLQSGIEGFLTAEDYRGPGETEILVEVPSGSSVSEIGALLVEKDVIKSTEAWRNAVRNRTDEVNLQAGYYQLLTQMSAAQALDRMLAPDALKQEKVTIREGLRIGEQYEALAKATGMSVEEFEAAAKDGKSYGLSPWAEGNPEGFLFPDTYNVQVAAGPTPVLAAMAGQFDKVAGDIDLEKRAKELGRSPREIVTVASIIEEEVRRDEDRPKVARVLYNRLDKGMKLQLDTTVMYANNKRGGASTSEEMRKNPSPYNTYVADGLPPGPIAAPGKAALEAAANPADGNWLYFVAVNLETGETKFADDAAGHQRNVETWRRWCSENKGKC
- the ruvX gene encoding Holliday junction resolvase RuvX, translating into MRTGTRLGIDWGEARIGVAACDPRGALAYPVETVPASPAPVDRIVALVAEYDPIEIVVGLPRSLAGGEGPAAARIREHAAQLARALPEVPLRLVDERLTTVSASRMLTGQGRKARRQRSVIDQAAAVAILTDALEAERSTGQPPGEEVTIRREPDRGGTQQ
- the alaS gene encoding alanine--tRNA ligase, which gives rise to MKTADIRRTFLDFFVRNGHELVPSSSLVYPDPTLLFVPAGMVPFKPYFTGEEKPLWDRATSAQKCVRTLDIDEVGKTTRHGTFFQMLGNFSFGDYFKADAIRYAFELITTPQGAGGLGFDPDQLWVTVLGPGHHPDYPDGDVKARKLWRKVGIPDERIQGRGLADNFWQMGVPGPGGPSSEIYIDRGPAYGPDGGPIVDEDRFLEIWNLVFMSEELSAVRSKSDFDIAHPLPSKNIDTGMGLERTAYLLQGVDNMYEIDEIFPVIERAAQLAGKTYGADREDDVRLRVVGDHVRSSLMLLTDGVRPGNEARGYVLRRLLRRSVRAMRLLGVDTAVLPELLPVSKDLMAQSWPEVEANWDGTSTAAYAEEGAFARTLTAGTQIFTGAAARTRAAGGDTLSGESAFQLHDTYGFPVDLTLEMAAEQGLKVDTEAFASLMAEQRDRAKADARARKGLATSTEAYRQLRADGETRFTGFTELGEETRIRGLIRDGAVVPAATAGEVVEVVLEETPFYAEAGGQDSDSGTIRADGADLTVLDVQRPVPGLIVHKVRLEAGELHPGQRVTAQVDADNRRGACMAHTSTHIIHAALREALGPTAVQAGSYNRPGYLRFDFRSNQPLSKDLRDQIEGRSAEAIGDDLPVSATEMSLDEAKALGAMAMFGEKYGERVRMVELGGAWSRELCGGTHVADTSQIGLLTLTGESSVGSGVRRVEALVGRDAFDRLAAERSLVLGLADTLRVQPDQLADRVSRMVTQLREAEKEIAALRAERARAAIGDHLAGAKDLGGVAFVGVRADAAGNDLRTLAQEVRDRLGERPGVVALIGGPDDKPGIVVAVNGPARDRGLNAGELVRVGASELGGKGGGKPDLAQGGGTDGSRADQALGAVERAVSGG
- a CDS encoding DUF948 domain-containing protein, whose amino-acid sequence is MTVTLGGVAGLLAAIALLILVGFLAVPLYKLGKLFDSMRETVDEIGDESVPILTELQGTVQATNVELTKVGVVTDDAAKLSGSVSTIAENGAQLSNLMTTAVGGPIIRLTAFVHGLRLAVGQRRRRGERRRARGPRPDRADIVTRTDLEPR
- a CDS encoding acyltransferase family protein — encoded protein: MTFRPEIHGLRAVAIGLVVLHHVWFGRISGGIDAFLLIGAFLLTGTFLRRHDRGEDGRPLQVLFSRMLRLVPAAAVTVAAVVLATPFLIPGTRWAAIWQQAVAALTFRQNQVLIDSAVNYYTAASELTSPLQHFWSLSIQGQVIIAFCLGLGAITTIRDGRRMRRVLAAAFGVLFVASFAHGVASTAQAPVAAYFATSGRLWEFALGGLLALAVERWQVGGRAGTVLGALGLTTLLGAAFVLPADVRYPGVVALVPTLATAAVILSGGGGQITRGLLQHRVTGWLAERSYGLFLWHWPLLTFWIIVTDDPSVGVVQGAAVIAASLVLAALTRRFVEVPLRDWRPRFGPLPGWTRDGAVAGVTLVLVVGLVLGVQRWEDAEAARASAQPISANPGARVLEPGYDPADAVPGPLLPLPNRLSAEWAPEIDVCPDYAFGEGVAARCKLFEPEGETTATVAVVGSSHAAQWVGALLPIARDRGWRLLQLEMADCELRGELDDAAADCAAFNREATQKVLDERADAVLTVATRTGWQEPDEIAVPGYAEAVAPFVQAGMTVLAVRDNPRWAKDPAECLARYGSDSPLCGAPAEEMLAADSPLAEVSGDPRVVGIDFTDLLCPDGYCPAAIGNVGVYLDTHHLTRSYLQTARPQVEKALDRATGWTVDGPR